The bacterium genome contains a region encoding:
- a CDS encoding response regulator, with protein sequence MNNIIIIGAGKGGAALLRIFCDDKEIKIIGIAEINPESPALELARQYNIPITNDFLSLLENKDIDAIFNVTGSKEVEKLLTERKPENCEVIGYEGSKLIIKLIDERKKNIQEIEKHIKKLEEINEKLKETDNIKTNFVSTVSHELRTPLTSIKAFAEILLSNPDEDLETRKEFLTIINNESDRLSRLINDILDLSKIEAGKIEWKLKRIDLGVLVQQMLSSFQVLASEKRVRLEAEVFEDIPAVYADKDSLIQVLTNLLSNAIKFTFPQGRVRVEIKFTEKPICGVLVSVSDTGIGIKEEDIEVVFEKFSQISSDLMTDKPQGTGLGLAISKQIVTRYEGKIWVESEFGKGSTFYFVIPSGKPAKKVAKEEVVVKKKREEKLILVVDDEVNACKFLSYHLFMKGYKVIEAHNAEEAIEKTRTYLPDLITLDVIMPGIGGFDVVSILKNDPQTRDIPILMVSIIDEKNKGYCFGANAHINKPVDKSELIKKVAVLLDKKEKKKILIADDDQGIVKAIGYTLNQKGYQTIEAYNGEEALNKMISELPDLVILDIIMPKMNGYEVIQKMREKPETKNISIIVLTAYNIKEGKVRALSLGAVDYFTKTNELEYLYKEIEEILG encoded by the coding sequence ATGAATAATATTATCATAATAGGCGCAGGAAAAGGGGGTGCAGCTTTACTAAGGATATTTTGTGATGATAAAGAGATAAAGATAATAGGAATAGCTGAAATAAACCCAGAAAGTCCTGCTTTGGAATTAGCCCGGCAGTATAATATTCCCATTACTAATGATTTTCTAAGTTTATTAGAAAATAAAGATATTGATGCTATCTTTAATGTTACAGGAAGTAAAGAAGTAGAAAAACTTCTTACAGAAAGAAAGCCAGAAAATTGCGAAGTTATTGGATACGAAGGAAGTAAATTAATTATAAAATTAATCGATGAAAGAAAAAAAAACATTCAAGAAATAGAAAAACATATTAAAAAGTTAGAAGAAATTAATGAAAAATTAAAAGAAACTGATAACATAAAAACAAATTTTGTCTCTACGGTTTCTCATGAATTGAGAACTCCTCTCACATCTATTAAAGCTTTTGCAGAAATACTTCTTAGTAATCCTGATGAAGATCTAGAAACTAGAAAAGAATTTTTAACTATTATTAATAATGAAAGCGATCGCCTTAGTCGCCTGATTAATGATATTTTAGACCTTTCTAAGATCGAAGCAGGAAAGATTGAATGGAAGCTCAAGCGAATTGACTTAGGAGTTTTAGTTCAACAAATGTTAAGCTCTTTTCAAGTTTTAGCCAGTGAAAAAAGAGTAAGATTAGAGGCAGAAGTTTTTGAGGATATTCCTGCTGTTTATGCAGATAAAGATAGCCTTATTCAAGTACTAACTAATTTATTAAGTAATGCCATAAAGTTTACCTTTCCCCAAGGAAGAGTAAGGGTCGAGATTAAGTTCACAGAAAAGCCTATCTGTGGTGTATTAGTAAGTGTCTCAGATACAGGAATAGGCATTAAAGAAGAAGACATAGAAGTTGTTTTTGAAAAGTTTAGCCAAATAAGTTCAGATCTTATGACCGATAAGCCTCAAGGAACAGGGTTAGGGTTAGCTATATCTAAGCAAATTGTAACTCGTTACGAAGGAAAAATATGGGTAGAGAGTGAATTTGGAAAAGGTAGTACTTTTTATTTTGTCATTCCCAGTGGTAAACCAGCTAAAAAAGTAGCGAAAGAAGAAGTGGTGGTTAAAAAAAAGAGAGAAGAGAAGTTAATATTAGTGGTAGATGATGAAGTAAATGCTTGTAAGTTTTTAAGCTATCATCTTTTTATGAAAGGTTATAAGGTGATAGAAGCTCACAACGCCGAAGAAGCAATAGAAAAAACCCGAACTTATCTTCCTGATTTAATTACTTTAGATGTAATAATGCCAGGAATTGGTGGGTTTGATGTGGTAAGTATTTTGAAGAATGACCCTCAGACAAGGGATATTCCTATCTTAATGGTCTCCATTATTGATGAAAAAAACAAGGGTTATTGCTTTGGAGCAAATGCTCATATCAATAAACCTGTAGATAAAAGTGAATTAATTAAGAAAGTAGCAGTTTTATTAGACAAAAAGGAAAAAAAGAAGATATTAATTGCTGATGATGATCAGGGTATAGTGAAAGCCATTGGATACACTTTAAATCAGAAAGGTTATCAGACTATTGAAGCTTATAATGGCGAGGAAGCTTTAAATAAGATGATCTCAGAGTTACCTGATTTAGTAATCTTAGACATTATTATGCCGAAGATGAATGGTTATGAAGTTATCCAAAAAATGAGAGAAAAACCCGAAACAAAAAATATTTCAATAATTGTTCTTACTGCTTACAATATAAAAGAGGGTAAAGTAAGAGCTTTATCCTTAGGAGCAGTAGATTATTTTACTAAAACCAATGAACTGGAGTATCTTTATAAAGAAATTGAAGAAATATTAGGATAG